The following are from one region of the Yoonia sp. R2331 genome:
- a CDS encoding peptide ABC transporter substrate-binding protein, translated as MKLKTAMLGAAASLALAPMAYADGHEGERGRDGELKIIYWQAPSILNPYLSGGTKEIEAASLVIEPLGRYDETGALIPYLAAEIPTVANGGVSEDLTQITWKLKEGLVWSDGTPVTSTDVKFTADYCMDPEGGCAQGAKFDGVTDVSIVDDLTVTVTFDKPTPNPYGPFMGGQSPIIQAAQFADCMGAKAPECTDANFMPIGTGPFVVTEFRTNDVWTGVANENFREEGKPAFASLTFKGGGDATAAGRSVLETGEFDYAWNLQLAPDVISSMAAAGVGTPVSAFGTLVERLEMNLTNPSPDLPEGVRSTVAEPHPFLSDQAVRTALSMAIDRELLVEVGYGQAGRPTCNLVPGPAIYASDNTGCLTQDIAGANAMLEEAGWVDSNGDGIREKDGVELRILYQTSTNAVRQDFQALIKEWWSEIGVETELRNIDASVFFGGDPGSPDTFQKFYADVEMYANNFDGTDPQAYLAAYRCGNEPKPDSQWQGENINRFCDPAYDAMIDELAQTADLDKRGEIARAMNDMLTKDSMTIVPLVDRGRVSAHANTLGGVILNTWDSELWNVADWYRTE; from the coding sequence ATGAAACTCAAAACAGCAATGCTTGGCGCTGCCGCGTCGCTTGCCCTTGCGCCGATGGCCTATGCCGACGGTCACGAAGGTGAGCGGGGCCGCGACGGCGAGCTGAAGATCATCTATTGGCAAGCGCCATCAATCCTGAACCCCTACCTGTCTGGCGGCACAAAGGAAATTGAAGCTGCCAGCCTCGTGATCGAGCCGCTGGGTCGGTATGACGAAACCGGCGCGCTGATCCCCTATCTGGCCGCAGAAATCCCGACCGTTGCCAATGGCGGCGTGTCCGAGGACCTGACCCAGATCACCTGGAAGCTGAAAGAGGGGCTGGTCTGGTCCGATGGCACACCTGTCACCTCGACCGACGTCAAGTTCACAGCTGACTATTGCATGGACCCCGAAGGCGGCTGCGCACAGGGCGCAAAGTTTGACGGTGTCACGGATGTGTCCATTGTGGACGATCTGACCGTCACGGTGACATTTGATAAGCCAACACCAAACCCCTACGGCCCCTTCATGGGTGGTCAGTCGCCGATCATTCAGGCCGCTCAGTTCGCGGACTGCATGGGCGCCAAAGCACCTGAGTGTACCGACGCCAACTTTATGCCTATCGGCACGGGCCCTTTTGTTGTCACCGAATTCCGCACCAATGACGTGTGGACCGGTGTTGCGAACGAGAACTTCCGCGAAGAAGGCAAGCCTGCTTTCGCTTCGCTGACGTTCAAAGGCGGTGGTGACGCAACTGCTGCTGGCCGTTCGGTTCTGGAAACGGGCGAGTTTGACTATGCCTGGAACCTGCAGCTGGCACCTGATGTCATCTCTTCCATGGCAGCCGCAGGCGTCGGCACGCCGGTCTCTGCATTCGGCACATTGGTTGAGCGTCTGGAAATGAACCTGACCAACCCATCGCCTGATCTGCCCGAAGGCGTTCGGTCGACCGTGGCAGAGCCACATCCATTCCTGAGCGATCAGGCCGTGCGTACAGCGCTGTCCATGGCGATTGACCGCGAATTGCTGGTTGAAGTGGGCTATGGTCAGGCCGGTCGTCCGACCTGTAACCTTGTCCCCGGACCTGCGATCTATGCATCCGACAACACCGGCTGCCTGACACAGGATATCGCCGGTGCGAACGCGATGCTGGAAGAAGCCGGCTGGGTTGATAGCAACGGTGATGGCATCCGCGAAAAGGATGGTGTTGAACTGCGCATCCTGTACCAGACCTCGACCAACGCCGTCCGTCAGGACTTCCAGGCGCTGATCAAGGAATGGTGGAGCGAAATCGGTGTTGAAACCGAGTTGCGCAACATTGATGCATCCGTGTTCTTTGGTGGTGATCCGGGTTCGCCTGACACCTTCCAGAAGTTCTATGCGGACGTGGAAATGTACGCCAACAACTTTGACGGCACCGACCCACAAGCCTATCTGGCGGCCTATCGCTGTGGCAACGAGCCGAAGCCTGACAGCCAGTGGCAGGGTGAAAACATCAACCGCTTCTGCGATCCTGCATACGACGCGATGATCGACGAATTGGCACAGACCGCTGACCTTGACAAGCGCGGCGAGATTGCTCGTGCGATGAACGACATGCTGACCAAAGACAGCATGACCATCGTTCCGCTTGTTGATCGCGGTCGTGTGTCGGCCCACGCCAACACCCTTGGTGGTGTGATCCTGAACACGTGGGATTCAGAGCTGTGGAACGTCGCTGACTGGTATCGCACCGAGTGA
- a CDS encoding capsular biosynthesis protein has protein sequence MTRIAWLPEPPKHIEKARFFAAIAQAAGGGRALSPFAVSWCGFPETNARAADCLARAKRQPKGALGRVVKLAFLKGRYNYARRWFLKHPDHAALCWQGLTGARRAVMLGAQDASVPRLFAELSPLPGYLTLDPKGVNAEGSVPQDPAFYDNVDPDAALIARIKSQFQARAARRADVGQTSADLPDAPYIFVPLQVPDDSQMILFAGWVGSASGFVAVLAAASQALPDGWHLRIKEHPSAKQPLTAEINAAIAAGARIALDNQTDSFAQLASSRAVLTVNSSMGLQAMFWDKPVITTGQAFYALPGLTHDASSDDALQSLLERVAGLPCDKGLRQRFLTWLATCYYIPQDGQGYDQARIAARLKGDI, from the coding sequence ATGACCCGCATTGCATGGCTGCCAGAGCCACCCAAACATATTGAAAAGGCCCGCTTTTTTGCGGCCATTGCGCAGGCCGCAGGCGGCGGGCGTGCGCTGTCGCCCTTTGCAGTCTCTTGGTGCGGCTTCCCGGAAACCAACGCCCGTGCAGCAGATTGTCTGGCCCGAGCCAAGCGGCAACCAAAGGGCGCGCTTGGCAGGGTCGTGAAACTGGCGTTTCTCAAAGGGCGCTACAACTATGCCCGGCGATGGTTCCTCAAACACCCCGACCATGCTGCCTTGTGTTGGCAGGGGCTGACCGGTGCGCGCCGCGCGGTGATGCTGGGCGCGCAAGACGCGAGCGTGCCGCGTCTCTTTGCAGAGCTTAGCCCACTGCCCGGTTACCTGACGCTCGACCCCAAGGGTGTGAATGCCGAAGGTTCGGTGCCGCAAGACCCTGCATTTTATGACAACGTTGACCCAGACGCCGCGCTCATCGCGCGGATCAAGTCACAGTTTCAGGCCCGTGCAGCGCGCCGCGCCGATGTGGGGCAGACCTCTGCTGACCTGCCCGATGCTCCCTACATTTTTGTGCCGCTGCAAGTGCCTGATGACAGCCAGATGATCCTCTTTGCCGGTTGGGTGGGTTCGGCCTCGGGTTTTGTCGCGGTGCTTGCTGCGGCGTCCCAGGCGTTGCCCGACGGCTGGCACTTGCGGATCAAGGAACACCCCAGCGCCAAACAGCCGCTGACCGCAGAGATCAACGCCGCTATCGCCGCTGGCGCGCGCATCGCATTGGACAACCAAACCGACAGCTTTGCACAACTGGCAAGCAGCCGTGCGGTGCTGACCGTCAATTCCTCAATGGGGCTGCAAGCGATGTTCTGGGACAAGCCGGTGATCACAACCGGGCAAGCATTTTATGCGCTGCCCGGCCTGACGCACGACGCCAGCAGCGACGATGCCCTGCAAAGCCTGCTGGAACGCGTGGCAGGCCTGCCGTGCGACAAGGGGTTGCGCCAGCGTTTCCTGACATGGCTTGCAACCTGCTACTATATCCCGCAGGACGGGCAGGGGTATGATCAAGCGCGCATCGCCGCCCGCCTGAAGGGGGACATTTGA
- the argE gene encoding acetylornithine deacetylase: MPMPLTARDLMDRLVGFPTVSRDSNLELIDFVADYLDGFGIKSVRVPNEDGTKAALYAHVGPDVDGGVVLSGHTDVVPVDGQAWDTDPFTVTEKDGKLFGRGTCDMKGFDALALSAVPLALECGLKRPLQIALSYDEEVGCLGAPPMIDHMVAHGMPRADTVLVGEPSMMKVVTGHKGGIGYNMHFQGFEVHSSIAYQGVSAIMMAAKLIDWANQVNAENAAQTPNTLSAPFDPPYTTLHVGQITGGTAHNITAKDCHFGFDFRLVPGDDIAQWKARFDAKIAELAAEMKAIRPEAGITATQYFGLPGLVPEDMGSAEELARRLTGDNSQNVVSYGTEAGQFQERGYSAVVCGPGDIAQAHQPNEFITVDQFQQGEAFIARLVDTLAA; the protein is encoded by the coding sequence ATGCCCATGCCACTGACCGCCCGTGACCTCATGGACCGCCTTGTCGGATTCCCGACCGTCAGCCGCGACAGCAACCTCGAATTGATCGACTTTGTCGCGGATTATTTGGATGGATTCGGTATCAAATCGGTGCGTGTCCCCAATGAAGACGGAACCAAGGCGGCCCTTTACGCACATGTGGGGCCAGACGTGGATGGCGGCGTGGTCCTGTCGGGCCACACCGATGTCGTGCCGGTGGATGGGCAGGCATGGGACACCGATCCTTTCACCGTGACCGAAAAGGATGGCAAGCTCTTCGGGCGCGGCACCTGCGATATGAAAGGCTTTGACGCACTGGCTTTATCCGCCGTGCCGTTGGCCTTGGAATGCGGCCTTAAACGTCCGCTGCAAATCGCGCTCAGCTACGACGAAGAGGTCGGGTGCCTTGGTGCGCCACCAATGATCGACCACATGGTTGCCCACGGCATGCCGCGTGCCGATACCGTGCTGGTGGGCGAACCCTCGATGATGAAAGTCGTGACCGGCCACAAGGGCGGCATAGGCTACAATATGCACTTTCAGGGTTTCGAGGTGCATTCCTCGATCGCCTATCAAGGCGTTTCTGCGATCATGATGGCCGCCAAGCTGATTGACTGGGCCAATCAGGTGAACGCCGAGAATGCAGCGCAGACGCCTAACACCCTGTCCGCCCCTTTTGATCCACCTTACACAACCTTGCACGTGGGCCAGATCACCGGCGGTACCGCCCATAATATCACCGCCAAAGACTGCCACTTTGGCTTTGATTTCCGCCTTGTCCCCGGCGATGACATTGCGCAATGGAAGGCGCGGTTTGACGCGAAAATTGCCGAACTCGCAGCCGAGATGAAAGCAATCCGACCAGAGGCTGGCATCACGGCCACGCAGTACTTTGGCCTGCCGGGCCTTGTGCCAGAGGATATGGGAAGTGCCGAAGAACTCGCCCGGCGTCTGACCGGCGACAATTCCCAAAACGTGGTGAGCTACGGAACAGAGGCGGGCCAATTTCAGGAACGCGGATATTCGGCTGTGGTCTGCGGTCCCGGTGACATTGCACAGGCGCATCAGCCTAACGAGTTCATCACCGTCGACCAGTTTCAGCAGGGCGAGGCGTTTATCGCCCGTCTGGTGGATACGCTCGCCGCATGA
- a CDS encoding ABC transporter permease: protein MTDQAVDTAVEELTKPRNQWLDVWDQFKTHKGAVMGLGFLIFITLFCAFGPMVWDVDPGKLDIRNKDVRPIYMAIFDSDAKTSWARPMGTDHLGRDIMANTMQGGRISLAVGWTAMILAVLIGTFIGVLAGYFRRLDGLLMRFTDLVLSLPILPLLLVMMLLFRDPLRAAFGPEQGIFILIVTGIGITSWMQTARIVRGDVMAIKEREFVLAARSIGTPARRMITRHLLPNVMSPIMVSATLGLATAIITESALSFLGLGFPSDFPTWGKILFDSVDRMTAFPERVVWPGLAISLTVLSVNYIGDGLRDALDPRIRGQ from the coding sequence ATGACTGATCAAGCCGTCGATACCGCTGTGGAAGAGCTGACAAAGCCGCGCAATCAATGGCTGGATGTCTGGGACCAGTTCAAGACGCACAAGGGTGCTGTCATGGGGCTGGGGTTCCTGATTTTCATTACCCTCTTTTGCGCCTTTGGTCCGATGGTTTGGGATGTAGACCCCGGCAAGTTGGACATTCGCAACAAGGACGTGCGGCCGATTTACATGGCGATTTTCGATAGCGACGCCAAGACAAGCTGGGCCCGACCGATGGGGACCGATCATCTGGGCCGCGACATCATGGCCAATACCATGCAGGGCGGGCGGATTTCGCTGGCCGTGGGCTGGACCGCGATGATCCTGGCGGTGTTGATTGGCACGTTTATCGGTGTGCTTGCGGGGTATTTCCGGCGTTTGGACGGCCTGCTGATGCGGTTCACCGATCTGGTGCTGTCGCTGCCAATCCTGCCGCTTCTGCTCGTGATGATGCTGCTGTTCCGCGATCCCTTGCGCGCAGCCTTTGGACCGGAACAAGGCATCTTCATTCTGATCGTGACGGGTATCGGGATCACAAGCTGGATGCAGACTGCACGGATCGTGCGGGGCGATGTGATGGCGATCAAGGAACGCGAGTTCGTTCTGGCCGCCCGGTCCATCGGCACCCCTGCCCGGCGGATGATCACACGGCACCTTTTGCCCAATGTCATGTCGCCGATCATGGTTAGCGCCACGCTGGGGCTGGCAACGGCAATCATCACCGAAAGTGCGCTGTCCTTTCTGGGGCTTGGCTTTCCATCGGATTTCCCCACCTGGGGGAAAATTCTGTTTGATAGCGTCGACCGGATGACCGCATTTCCAGAGCGTGTGGTCTGGCCCGGTCTTGCGATTTCACTGACCGTATTGTCGGTCAATTACATCGGGGACGGTTTGCGCGACGCGCTTGATCCCCGGATCAGAGGGCAATAG
- a CDS encoding ABC transporter ATP-binding protein gives MPDGALPVLDVRDLKTVFQTRGGEVHAVNDVSFDLRPGELLGVVGESGSGKSVTMMSLLGLLPSPPADVRGGTVTFDGKDLLQLDPEGLRAVRGGKIGFVFQDPMTSLNPVFTVGMQLAEPLRKHMGMTKKQAAVRAKELLELVGIPDAAQRLQDYPHQFSGGMRQRVMIAIALACDPKVLIADEPTTALDVTIQAQILELMKELRDKLGMAVIWITHDLGVIAGIADRVMVMYGGQVVEHAPVRELFGNPGHPYTKALLTTIPKISGTREKRLTIIEGQPPILAGAPMACPFLDRCDAAFDRCAKENPRRYDVGEGHDVACFHAEEM, from the coding sequence ATGCCCGATGGGGCGCTGCCTGTCCTGGATGTCCGGGATCTCAAAACTGTATTCCAGACACGAGGCGGCGAAGTGCATGCCGTGAATGACGTGTCGTTCGACCTGCGCCCCGGTGAGTTGCTGGGCGTCGTGGGCGAAAGCGGGTCGGGAAAATCGGTCACGATGATGTCGCTGCTGGGGCTGTTGCCCTCTCCGCCTGCGGATGTGCGCGGCGGAACTGTGACATTTGATGGCAAGGATTTGTTGCAGCTTGATCCCGAAGGATTGCGCGCGGTGCGTGGCGGCAAGATCGGGTTTGTGTTTCAGGATCCGATGACATCGCTCAACCCGGTTTTTACCGTTGGCATGCAGTTGGCCGAACCGTTGCGCAAGCATATGGGCATGACCAAAAAGCAGGCCGCAGTGCGTGCCAAGGAACTGCTGGAGCTGGTCGGCATTCCTGATGCGGCCCAACGCCTGCAGGACTACCCGCACCAGTTTTCAGGTGGGATGCGGCAGCGGGTGATGATTGCCATAGCGCTGGCCTGTGATCCCAAGGTGCTGATCGCGGATGAACCGACAACGGCGCTGGATGTGACCATTCAGGCGCAGATTCTGGAATTGATGAAAGAGTTGCGCGACAAGCTGGGCATGGCGGTGATCTGGATCACCCATGACCTTGGCGTGATTGCGGGTATCGCTGACCGTGTGATGGTCATGTATGGTGGCCAAGTGGTCGAACATGCGCCTGTGCGCGAATTGTTCGGCAACCCCGGGCACCCCTACACCAAGGCGCTGCTCACAACGATCCCCAAGATTTCTGGCACACGCGAAAAGCGGCTGACAATCATTGAAGGCCAGCCGCCGATTTTGGCGGGTGCGCCAATGGCCTGCCCGTTCCTTGATCGGTGTGACGCCGCATTTGACCGATGCGCCAAGGAAAACCCGCGCCGATATGACGTGGGCGAAGGCCATGATGTCGCCTGTTTCCACGCGGAAGAGATGTGA
- a CDS encoding M20 aminoacylase family protein — protein sequence MPVKNRFAELLPDLTAIRRDLHENPEILFDTHRTAQIVADKLAEYGVDEVTTGIGRTGVVGVIKGKTNTSGRTIGLRADMDALPIHEQTGLPYASKTDGAMHACGHDGHTTMLLGAAQYLAETRNFDGTVVVIFQPAEEGGGGGREMCEDGLMDRWSIDEVYGMHNWPGRPVGDFAIRPGAFFAAADQFEIVVEGKGGHAAKPQETVDTTVMASHMVVAFQTIASRNADPVEQVVVSVTSFETSSKAHNVIPQTVKLRGTVRTLSPAIRDLAERRLSEIATGIAATFGGTATVDYLRGYPVMINSDEQTAFAAEVAKSVSGQCDTAPLVMGGEDFAFMLEERPGAYILVGNGDGASVHHPEYNFNDEAIPAGCSWWAEVVEQRLPAS from the coding sequence ATGCCCGTCAAAAATCGCTTCGCCGAACTTCTGCCTGACCTCACCGCGATCCGCCGTGACCTGCACGAAAACCCCGAAATTCTGTTCGACACCCACCGCACCGCGCAAATCGTGGCCGACAAACTGGCGGAATACGGTGTCGATGAGGTCACAACCGGCATTGGCCGCACGGGCGTGGTGGGCGTGATCAAAGGCAAGACCAATACTTCGGGCCGCACTATCGGGCTGCGCGCGGATATGGACGCCTTACCGATCCACGAGCAAACAGGGCTGCCTTATGCCTCCAAAACAGACGGGGCGATGCACGCCTGCGGCCACGACGGCCACACCACGATGCTGTTGGGGGCCGCGCAATACCTTGCCGAAACCCGCAACTTCGACGGCACCGTTGTTGTCATCTTCCAACCTGCCGAAGAAGGCGGCGGCGGCGGTCGCGAGATGTGCGAAGATGGATTGATGGACCGCTGGTCCATTGATGAAGTCTACGGCATGCACAATTGGCCCGGACGCCCCGTCGGCGACTTCGCGATCCGCCCCGGTGCGTTCTTCGCCGCCGCCGACCAGTTTGAAATCGTGGTCGAGGGCAAGGGCGGTCACGCTGCCAAACCACAAGAAACTGTTGATACCACTGTGATGGCCAGCCACATGGTGGTGGCCTTTCAAACCATCGCCAGCCGCAACGCTGATCCGGTTGAACAGGTCGTTGTCTCGGTCACCAGCTTTGAAACCTCATCCAAGGCCCACAACGTCATCCCGCAGACTGTCAAACTGCGCGGCACTGTGCGCACCCTTTCGCCTGCGATCCGTGACCTTGCCGAAAGGCGCCTGTCAGAGATCGCCACCGGCATCGCCGCGACATTCGGTGGCACCGCAACGGTCGACTACCTGCGCGGCTATCCGGTGATGATTAACTCGGATGAACAAACCGCCTTTGCCGCAGAAGTGGCAAAATCCGTCTCTGGCCAATGCGATACCGCACCTCTTGTGATGGGCGGAGAGGACTTTGCCTTCATGCTCGAAGAGCGTCCCGGCGCCTATATCCTGGTGGGTAACGGCGACGGCGCATCGGTCCACCACCCCGAATACAACTTCAACGACGAAGCCATCCCAGCGGGCTGTTCTTGGTGGGCCGAAGTGGTTGAACAACGCCTGCCAGCCAGCTAG
- a CDS encoding NAD(P)/FAD-dependent oxidoreductase, whose amino-acid sequence MITAATAIEHRATLPRQADVVVIGGGIIGVMTAWEATKAGHKVVLLEKGRIAGEQSSRNWGWIRAQGRDIAELPIALEAQAMWPGLEEVTSGFGLRQTGTLYLAKDTTEMDRYAKWLEQAAPYQVSSRILNANDVATMLPGAGRSWAGALHTPTDMRAEPWQTVPALARAAVRDGVKVIENCAVRLLDISAGHVKGVVTEKGRIAADAVVLAGGAWSSLLLRRHGVSIPQLSVRATVAQTEPMAELANLGGAVDNRLAWRRREDGGYTLAPEGFHELFVGPDAFRAFTRFAPQLLKDPLGTRLLPAAPRGYPDAWRTPRRWSGDDPSPFEAMRVLDPSPNRAKVAKLARDFTATFPALGPTRIKRAWAGLIDTLPDVVPIVDTCAALPGLTICTGMCGHGFGIGPAFGRIAAALATGTDPGHDLSRFRLARFTDGSALSLGPNL is encoded by the coding sequence ATGATCACCGCCGCCACTGCCATCGAACATCGCGCGACCTTGCCGCGTCAGGCTGATGTCGTGGTGATTGGCGGTGGCATCATTGGTGTCATGACCGCGTGGGAAGCGACCAAGGCAGGGCACAAGGTGGTGCTGCTGGAAAAGGGCCGGATCGCAGGCGAACAATCCAGCCGCAACTGGGGCTGGATTCGCGCGCAGGGTCGCGACATCGCAGAACTGCCAATTGCGCTTGAAGCGCAAGCCATGTGGCCCGGTTTGGAAGAGGTCACCAGCGGTTTCGGCTTGCGCCAGACCGGCACGCTCTACCTTGCCAAAGACACCACGGAAATGGACCGCTACGCCAAGTGGTTGGAACAGGCGGCGCCATATCAAGTTTCCTCGCGCATCCTGAACGCAAATGACGTCGCCACCATGCTACCGGGGGCAGGGCGGTCATGGGCAGGCGCGCTTCATACGCCAACCGACATGCGGGCAGAACCCTGGCAGACCGTCCCGGCACTCGCACGGGCCGCCGTGCGCGATGGCGTCAAGGTGATCGAAAACTGTGCCGTGCGCCTGTTGGACATCTCAGCCGGGCACGTGAAAGGCGTGGTCACAGAAAAGGGCCGGATCGCCGCCGATGCTGTTGTCTTGGCAGGCGGTGCATGGTCATCGCTGCTGTTACGTCGCCACGGTGTAAGCATCCCGCAACTCTCGGTCCGGGCGACCGTTGCCCAAACCGAACCCATGGCCGAACTTGCCAATCTGGGCGGCGCGGTCGACAACCGGCTGGCATGGCGTCGGCGCGAAGATGGCGGCTACACCTTGGCCCCCGAAGGCTTTCACGAACTCTTTGTAGGCCCCGACGCCTTTCGCGCCTTCACCCGATTTGCACCTCAATTGCTCAAAGACCCGCTTGGAACGCGCCTGTTGCCTGCAGCGCCGCGCGGCTACCCGGATGCTTGGCGGACACCGCGCCGTTGGTCTGGCGATGACCCCAGCCCGTTCGAGGCGATGCGCGTCCTCGACCCATCCCCCAACCGCGCCAAAGTTGCCAAGCTGGCGCGCGATTTCACGGCGACATTCCCGGCATTGGGTCCAACCCGGATCAAGCGTGCCTGGGCGGGGCTAATCGACACGTTGCCTGACGTGGTGCCGATCGTGGATACATGCGCGGCACTCCCCGGCCTCACGATCTGCACGGGCATGTGCGGCCACGGCTTTGGCATCGGCCCCGCCTTTGGCCGCATTGCCGCCGCCCTCGCGACCGGCACCGACCCCGGACACGATCTGTCCCGCTTCCGTCTCGCCCGGTTCACCGATGGCAGTGCGTTGTCGCTTGGTCCCAACCTCTGA
- a CDS encoding ABC transporter ATP-binding protein, with protein MLDRPPAPLVSVRDLKMHFPIYAGLFRRRVGEVKAVDGVSFDVFEGETLGLVGESGCGKSTCGRAVLRLYDITSGQISIDGREIGDVPQPDLRTMRPTMQMVFQDPQASLNPRMTVEAIIKEPLDEHSTMSEAEKREKVAELMDAVGLNRKFAKRYPHAFSGGQRQRIGIARALALNPKFIVCDEPIAALDVSIQAQVVNLLEDLQEKFGLTYLFISHDLSMVRHIATRVAVMYLGKVVELSPRESLYSDPLHPYTKALLSAVPEPDPALASTRERIILQGDVPSPSNPPKGCNFCTRCPAVMDICKQAEPATYEVQPGRFVACHLYNDTAGQTAGTEASRASNKENG; from the coding sequence ATGCTGGATCGACCCCCTGCCCCATTGGTCAGCGTGCGCGACCTTAAGATGCATTTCCCGATCTACGCCGGCCTGTTCCGACGCCGCGTGGGAGAGGTAAAGGCCGTTGACGGCGTCAGTTTTGACGTTTTTGAGGGCGAGACGCTGGGCCTTGTCGGCGAAAGCGGCTGTGGCAAGTCGACCTGCGGGCGCGCGGTGCTGCGGCTTTATGACATTACCAGCGGTCAGATCAGCATTGACGGGCGTGAGATTGGCGATGTGCCGCAGCCGGACCTGCGCACCATGCGGCCCACCATGCAGATGGTGTTTCAAGACCCGCAGGCCAGCCTGAACCCGCGCATGACGGTCGAGGCGATCATCAAGGAACCGCTGGACGAACACAGCACCATGTCCGAGGCGGAAAAACGCGAAAAAGTGGCCGAGCTGATGGATGCGGTCGGGCTGAACCGAAAATTTGCCAAGCGTTATCCACATGCCTTTTCAGGCGGCCAACGTCAGCGGATCGGGATTGCCCGCGCTCTGGCGCTGAACCCTAAATTTATCGTCTGTGATGAGCCGATAGCAGCGCTGGATGTGTCCATTCAGGCGCAGGTGGTGAACCTGCTGGAAGACCTGCAGGAAAAATTCGGCCTGACCTATTTGTTTATCAGCCACGATCTGTCGATGGTGCGCCATATCGCGACACGGGTTGCGGTGATGTATCTGGGCAAGGTGGTGGAATTGTCCCCCCGTGAAAGCCTTTATTCCGACCCGTTACACCCCTACACCAAGGCGCTGCTGTCTGCGGTGCCCGAACCCGATCCGGCGCTGGCCAGCACGCGCGAACGGATCATCCTGCAAGGGGATGTGCCAAGTCCGTCAAACCCGCCCAAAGGCTGCAATTTCTGCACCCGTTGCCCGGCGGTCATGGATATCTGCAAACAAGCTGAGCCCGCCACATACGAGGTTCAGCCCGGGCGCTTTGTCGCCTGCCACCTATACAATGACACTGCGGGCCAAACCGCAGGAACCGAGGCTTCAAGAGCGTCCAACAAGGAGAATGGATAA
- a CDS encoding ABC transporter permease: protein MLTYTIRRLLLSIPTLLFIAFVIFMLLELAPGDPMAQMPLTIPPEVKEKMRLALGLGEPWWVRFPLWLKQFFIVEPQYWIDGAFGTNFADGAQRIISFQSRSPVFDTIAERMPQTLWVVGMSYVVGVLIALPIGIISAYRQYSVFDNVGTFVSMIGFSVPPFFSGVVLIVIFSVQLGWLPSIYDTTHVVNSWATFKVQLQQMVMPVMVLALQTTAQVSRYMRASMLDNLGQDYVRTARAKGMTESVVVLKHVLRNSMIPVITVIALGIPSIFGGAIITEQIFKVNGLGQLLIIALQGSDIPMVMTITFLLAVLIVMMNLIADILYGILDPRIRYD from the coding sequence ATGCTGACCTACACCATCCGTAGATTGCTTTTGTCGATCCCGACGCTTTTGTTCATTGCGTTTGTCATTTTCATGTTGCTGGAGCTCGCCCCGGGCGACCCGATGGCGCAGATGCCACTGACCATTCCGCCCGAGGTGAAGGAAAAGATGCGCCTTGCATTGGGACTGGGTGAGCCGTGGTGGGTGCGCTTTCCGCTGTGGCTCAAGCAGTTCTTTATAGTAGAGCCACAATATTGGATCGACGGTGCCTTTGGCACCAATTTCGCCGATGGCGCGCAGCGGATCATCAGCTTTCAGTCCCGCAGCCCGGTCTTTGACACGATTGCAGAGCGGATGCCCCAGACCCTGTGGGTCGTGGGCATGTCCTATGTCGTCGGCGTGCTGATCGCCCTGCCCATCGGCATCATCAGCGCCTACCGGCAGTATTCGGTTTTCGACAATGTCGGCACCTTCGTGTCGATGATCGGCTTTTCCGTGCCGCCATTCTTTTCCGGAGTTGTCCTGATCGTCATCTTTTCGGTGCAACTGGGCTGGCTGCCGTCGATTTATGACACGACCCATGTGGTCAATTCATGGGCGACCTTCAAAGTGCAGCTGCAACAGATGGTGATGCCGGTGATGGTGCTGGCCCTGCAGACCACGGCACAGGTCAGCCGCTATATGCGCGCCTCGATGCTGGACAATCTGGGGCAGGACTATGTGCGCACCGCCCGCGCGAAAGGCATGACGGAGAGCGTCGTGGTCCTAAAGCACGTGCTGCGGAATTCGATGATCCCGGTGATTACCGTGATCGCGCTGGGGATCCCCAGCATCTTTGGCGGTGCGATTATCACCGAGCAGATTTTCAAGGTGAACGGTCTGGGCCAGCTTCTGATTATCGCACTGCAGGGCTCTGATATCCCGATGGTGATGACGATCACCTTCCTGCTGGCGGTGCTGATCGTGATGATGAACCTGATTGCCGATATCCTTTACGGCATTCTGGACCCGAGGATCCGCTATGACTGA